A single genomic interval of Bradyrhizobium sp. AZCC 1693 harbors:
- a CDS encoding VOC family protein yields MASKVKPVPEGYHTLTPYLVVDGAERIVQFMKNAFGAQFVFEPMMRPDGKIMHAELKIGDSVVMISDASERAKATSAMLHLYVPNVDAVYQKALKAGGTSVMEPSDMFYGDRSGGVADPAGNHWHIGTHVEDVSPAELKKRATEFMKQQNRAA; encoded by the coding sequence ATGGCAAGCAAAGTAAAGCCCGTTCCCGAAGGATATCACACTCTCACGCCTTATCTCGTCGTCGACGGCGCGGAAAGGATCGTCCAGTTCATGAAGAACGCATTCGGCGCGCAATTCGTGTTCGAGCCGATGATGCGACCCGACGGCAAGATCATGCACGCGGAGCTCAAGATCGGTGATTCCGTGGTGATGATTTCCGATGCTTCCGAGCGCGCAAAGGCCACTTCGGCCATGCTGCACCTCTACGTGCCCAATGTGGATGCGGTTTACCAGAAGGCGCTGAAGGCCGGCGGCACGTCGGTGATGGAGCCTTCGGACATGTTCTATGGCGACCGCAGCGGCGGCGTGGCGGACCCGGCCGGCAATCACTGGCACATCGGCACCCACGTCGAGGACGTTTCGCCTGCCGAGCTCAAGAAGCGCGCAACGGAATTTATGAAGCAGCAAAACAGGGCGGCGTAG
- a CDS encoding PEPxxWA-CTERM sorting domain-containing protein: protein MKMLKNYLFASIVKSKSIAGITCAAAMLFAAVGTASATTINVSVGQDFGDFANSYYTVDATFVLPVGFSNAVLNTSLFAADDRAVLQLNGTNVSETGIFGPGSGSFYFLPDGSDNAAYNFRYGNSTSTFDPITGPFVVGTNTLHFIVNNTLSGIFGGPTPNNHAAVFFEGTVSFDAVSAVPEPSTWAMMLLGFAGIGYGAYRRKKSAPATLVA from the coding sequence ATGAAAATGCTCAAGAATTACTTGTTCGCCTCGATAGTGAAGTCAAAATCAATCGCCGGCATAACCTGTGCCGCCGCTATGCTCTTCGCAGCAGTGGGAACTGCTTCAGCCACGACAATCAATGTAAGCGTCGGCCAGGACTTTGGAGACTTCGCCAACTCCTACTACACGGTAGACGCGACATTCGTGCTTCCGGTGGGTTTTTCGAACGCGGTTCTCAATACCTCGTTGTTCGCGGCCGACGATCGCGCCGTGCTTCAACTGAATGGCACGAATGTGAGCGAGACCGGCATTTTTGGACCCGGATCGGGTTCGTTTTATTTCCTGCCTGATGGCAGCGACAATGCTGCATACAATTTTCGCTACGGGAACAGCACCTCGACATTCGATCCGATTACGGGACCCTTTGTCGTGGGGACCAATACGCTTCATTTCATCGTCAACAACACGCTGAGTGGAATTTTTGGCGGACCGACTCCCAACAACCATGCAGCGGTGTTCTTCGAAGGAACTGTTTCCTTTGATGCGGTTTCAGCCGTTCCCGAGCCGTCGACCTGGGCGATGATGCTGCTCGGCTTCGCCGGGATCGGCTACGGCGCCTATCGTCGCAAGAAATCTGCGCCGGCGACGCTCGTGGCGTGA
- a CDS encoding acyl-CoA carboxylase subunit beta, which yields MKDILDTLEERRAGAKLGGGEKRIEAQHARGKLTARERIELLLDKGSFEEFDMFVEHRSTEFGMEKSKVPGDGVVTGWGTVNGRKTFVFAKDFTVFGGSLSETHALKITKLQDMAMKARAPIIGLYDAGGARIQEGVAALAGYSYVFRRNVIASGVIPQISVIMGPCAGGDVYSPAMTDFIFMVKNTSYMFVTGPDVVKTVTNEVVTAEELGGASVHATRSSIADGAFENDVETLLQMRRLIDFLPSNNTDGVPEWPSFDDIERVDMSLDTLIPDNPNKPYDMKELIQKVVDEGDFFEISETFARNIVTGFGRIAGRTVGIVANQPMVLAGVLDSDASRKAARFVRFCDAFNIPIVTFVDVPGFLPGTAQEYGGLIKHGAKLLFAYSQCTVPLVTIITRKAYGGAFDVMASKEIGADMNYAWPTAQIAVMGAKGAVEIIFRSDMNDPDAIAKRTKEYEDRFLSPFIAAERGYIDDVIMPHSTRRRIARALAMLKDKKVEMPAKKHDNLPL from the coding sequence ATGAAGGATATCCTGGACACCCTCGAAGAACGGCGCGCCGGCGCCAAGCTCGGCGGCGGCGAGAAGCGCATCGAGGCGCAGCACGCCCGCGGAAAATTGACCGCGCGGGAGCGCATCGAACTGCTGCTCGACAAGGGCTCGTTCGAGGAATTCGACATGTTCGTCGAGCACCGCTCGACCGAATTCGGCATGGAGAAGTCAAAAGTGCCGGGCGACGGTGTCGTCACCGGCTGGGGCACGGTAAACGGCCGCAAGACCTTTGTGTTCGCCAAGGATTTTACCGTGTTCGGCGGCTCGCTGTCCGAGACCCACGCGCTGAAAATCACAAAACTGCAGGACATGGCGATGAAGGCGAGGGCGCCGATCATCGGCCTCTATGACGCCGGCGGCGCGCGCATCCAGGAAGGCGTCGCGGCGCTCGCGGGCTATTCCTACGTGTTCCGCCGCAACGTCATCGCCTCGGGCGTGATCCCGCAGATATCTGTCATCATGGGCCCCTGCGCCGGCGGCGACGTCTACTCGCCCGCGATGACCGACTTCATCTTCATGGTGAAGAACACCTCTTACATGTTCGTCACCGGCCCCGACGTGGTGAAGACCGTCACCAACGAGGTGGTGACGGCCGAAGAGCTCGGCGGCGCCTCGGTGCACGCCACGCGCTCCTCGATCGCCGACGGCGCGTTCGAGAATGACGTCGAGACCCTGTTGCAGATGCGCCGGCTGATCGACTTCCTGCCGTCCAACAACACCGACGGCGTGCCGGAATGGCCGAGCTTTGACGACATCGAGCGCGTGGACATGTCGCTCGATACGCTGATCCCCGACAATCCGAACAAGCCCTACGACATGAAGGAGCTGATCCAGAAGGTCGTGGACGAGGGCGACTTTTTCGAAATCTCGGAAACCTTTGCCCGGAACATCGTCACCGGCTTCGGCCGCATCGCCGGCCGCACCGTGGGCATCGTCGCCAACCAGCCGATGGTGCTGGCGGGCGTGCTCGACTCCGACGCCTCCCGCAAGGCCGCGCGCTTTGTTCGTTTTTGTGACGCCTTCAACATCCCGATCGTGACGTTTGTGGACGTGCCAGGCTTCCTGCCGGGCACGGCGCAAGAGTATGGCGGCCTGATCAAGCACGGCGCGAAACTGCTGTTCGCCTATTCGCAATGCACCGTGCCGCTCGTCACCATCATCACCAGAAAGGCCTATGGCGGCGCCTTCGACGTCATGGCGTCGAAGGAAATCGGCGCCGACATGAATTACGCCTGGCCGACCGCCCAGATCGCGGTGATGGGCGCCAAGGGCGCGGTCGAAATCATCTTCCGCAGCGACATGAACGATCCCGACGCGATCGCCAAGCGAACCAAGGAATACGAAGACCGCTTCCTGTCACCGTTCATCGCCGCCGAGCGCGGCTACATCGACGACGTCATCATGCCGCATTCGACACGGAGGCGGATCGCGCGGGCGCTGGCGATGTTGAAGGACAAGAAGGTCGAGATGCCGGCGAAGAAGCACGACAATTTGCCGTTGTGA
- a CDS encoding Bug family tripartite tricarboxylate transporter substrate binding protein: MLAKINRRHFIAAGTATAAMPFLSRGASAQAVWPSRNIRMVCSYPAGGQTDLLARAFGDFITRQVGKTVVIENKAGASGSIGAADVARAEPDGHTILCSISTTYVMNRVMMKNPGYDMDRDLTLVSIIPGAGLLLVASLASGVKTLADFVAFARKKGQVNFGTYSAGSAPHMTINELNKQYGLKIEPIHYRGEAPMWTGLLDGTLDVAMGSYTAAQTVLQGDKGVVFAVHSKKVDAIPDIKTLPEQGATSKFFTVSGFTGWALPKAVPQPIVDRLAELCVAANGDPKVKEVLRTFVLDPALGFKESNALYQRELPTWIESAQALGLEPV, encoded by the coding sequence ATGTTAGCGAAAATCAATCGGCGTCACTTCATCGCTGCCGGCACGGCAACTGCCGCGATGCCTTTCCTGTCGCGCGGGGCCTCGGCGCAGGCGGTGTGGCCGTCGCGGAATATCCGGATGGTCTGCAGCTACCCGGCGGGCGGGCAGACCGACCTGCTCGCGCGCGCCTTCGGCGATTTCATTACCAGGCAGGTGGGGAAGACCGTCGTCATCGAGAACAAGGCAGGCGCCTCCGGCTCGATCGGCGCAGCGGACGTCGCGCGCGCGGAGCCGGATGGCCACACCATCCTGTGCTCCATCTCGACCACCTATGTGATGAACCGGGTCATGATGAAGAACCCCGGTTACGACATGGATAGAGACCTGACGCTCGTCAGTATCATTCCGGGCGCCGGGCTGCTGCTGGTCGCGAGCCTGGCGTCCGGCGTCAAGACGCTGGCCGATTTCGTAGCCTTCGCGCGCAAGAAAGGCCAGGTGAACTTCGGCACCTATAGCGCGGGATCGGCGCCGCACATGACGATCAACGAACTCAACAAGCAGTATGGTCTCAAAATCGAACCTATCCACTACCGGGGCGAAGCGCCGATGTGGACGGGGCTGCTGGACGGCACGCTCGATGTCGCGATGGGCAGCTACACGGCAGCCCAAACCGTCCTGCAAGGCGATAAGGGCGTTGTGTTCGCGGTGCATTCGAAGAAGGTCGACGCGATCCCTGATATCAAGACCCTGCCCGAACAAGGCGCGACATCAAAATTCTTCACCGTGAGCGGCTTCACCGGCTGGGCGTTGCCGAAGGCTGTGCCGCAGCCGATCGTCGATCGGCTGGCCGAACTTTGCGTGGCGGCCAATGGCGATCCCAAGGTGAAGGAAGTTCTCCGGACTTTCGTGCTGGATCCGGCGCTCGGCTTCAAGGAGAGCAACGCCCTGTATCAGCGCGAATTGCCGACCTGGATCGAGAGCGCGCAGGCGCTCGGCCTGGAGCCGGTCTAG
- a CDS encoding IS1182 family transposase — protein MSIRGWCSGGLRFEAGQEFFSPESGCCTIRFMTNRSYKTGPCREQLSLLPPRVEDYVGRDNPVRAIEAYVCALDLEKLGFRHAGGGIGAGQPSYDPADLLKAYLYGYLHRVRSSRRLEQEAQRNLELMWLLKGLTPGYRTIANFRRDNWAALKAANREFVLLLRELNLLGGELVAIDGAFFHGDASKASIKTKKRLAEQLARLDRDIEEYGKALASNDATEEVHSSSNEEGGRGNGGAVADKLAALMERRAKAEADLDRLKESGETQLSTTDADARLLSKRGHVVAGYNVQIAVDAKHKLIATSEVVNDGNDTGQLYEVAEAAKEALGVEALEAVADTGYYNGATLKECEEGGIVAYVPPPKRTGGLEEQGRFTHEAFSYDAEADVYRCPAGALLKPMNGVKISPAGRQDVRYVSLKSVCKACHLRERCLGQKADKRTIYRWVHEAVIDRHRERMKEAGAMMRQRACLVEHPFGTLKCRAGYRHFLVRGFDKVRGEWSLMALCYNLARVLNILGFDEFVAFFARRAAERAILRVLRAITSAIGLANASIKAFSAKLVRNSAIICFRFSTAA, from the coding sequence GTGTCGATACGCGGTTGGTGCAGCGGTGGGTTACGCTTCGAGGCTGGGCAAGAATTTTTCTCACCCGAATCCGGATGCTGTACGATTCGGTTTATGACGAATCGCAGCTACAAGACCGGTCCGTGCCGGGAGCAATTGAGCCTTCTGCCGCCTCGCGTCGAGGATTATGTTGGGCGAGATAACCCGGTTCGGGCGATCGAGGCCTATGTCTGCGCGCTCGATCTTGAGAAGCTCGGGTTCCGGCATGCCGGAGGTGGTATTGGGGCGGGACAGCCCAGCTACGATCCGGCGGATCTGTTGAAGGCCTATCTTTACGGCTACCTTCATCGGGTCCGCTCCTCGCGTCGCCTCGAACAGGAGGCGCAGCGCAATCTGGAACTGATGTGGCTGCTCAAGGGGCTGACGCCCGGCTACCGGACCATCGCCAACTTCCGCCGGGACAACTGGGCGGCGCTCAAGGCGGCGAACCGGGAATTTGTACTTCTGCTGCGCGAACTCAACCTTCTGGGCGGGGAGCTCGTGGCGATCGACGGCGCCTTTTTCCACGGCGATGCCAGCAAGGCGAGCATCAAGACGAAGAAGCGGCTGGCTGAGCAGCTTGCTCGTCTCGACCGCGACATCGAGGAGTATGGCAAGGCGCTGGCATCGAACGACGCCACCGAAGAGGTGCATTCGTCCAGCAACGAAGAAGGCGGGAGGGGGAATGGCGGCGCGGTTGCGGACAAGCTCGCGGCATTGATGGAGCGGCGGGCGAAGGCCGAGGCTGATCTTGATCGACTGAAGGAGAGCGGCGAGACCCAGTTGTCGACCACCGATGCGGACGCCCGGCTGTTGTCGAAGAGAGGCCATGTCGTCGCCGGCTACAATGTTCAGATCGCGGTCGATGCCAAGCACAAGCTCATCGCCACGAGCGAGGTCGTCAACGACGGCAACGATACGGGCCAGCTATACGAGGTGGCCGAGGCGGCAAAAGAGGCGCTGGGAGTGGAGGCGCTGGAGGCGGTCGCCGACACCGGCTATTACAATGGCGCGACCCTGAAAGAATGCGAGGAAGGCGGCATTGTTGCCTACGTCCCGCCGCCCAAACGAACGGGGGGCCTGGAAGAGCAAGGCCGCTTCACCCATGAAGCGTTCAGCTATGACGCCGAAGCCGACGTTTATCGCTGTCCTGCGGGCGCGCTGTTGAAACCGATGAACGGCGTCAAAATCAGCCCGGCTGGTCGGCAAGACGTCCGCTATGTGAGCCTGAAATCCGTCTGCAAGGCTTGTCACCTGCGCGAGCGATGCCTTGGTCAAAAGGCGGACAAGCGCACGATCTACCGCTGGGTGCACGAAGCGGTGATCGATCGTCACCGGGAGCGGATGAAAGAGGCCGGGGCCATGATGCGCCAGCGGGCCTGCCTGGTCGAACATCCCTTCGGCACGCTCAAATGCCGCGCCGGCTATCGCCACTTCCTGGTCCGCGGCTTCGACAAGGTGCGCGGCGAATGGAGTCTGATGGCGCTCTGCTACAATCTCGCCCGCGTGCTGAACATCCTCGGCTTCGACGAATTTGTCGCATTCTTTGCCCGTCGGGCGGCCGAGCGGGCGATTTTGCGCGTCTTGCGCGCCATCACGTCCGCGATAGGCCTTGCCAACGCCTCCATCAAAGCCTTCTCAGCCAAATTGGTCCGAAACTCGGCGATCATCTGCTTCCGCTTCAGCACTGCCGCGTAA
- a CDS encoding helix-turn-helix transcriptional regulator has translation MNQDDLLVIIEKIYEAATDTSRWPTVLQTIADAFGAQDASLSAVSPVAVPWLVAPRTDPSFLQSYGQHYHPLNLFWDRMTRVPVGTAVTDRMVLRQETLRASQFYNEWSRPQNYLSVMGATLLVEDQWRFEFVVPGKNAFGPEQIKLYDALAPHLKRAVQLTHRLQSAELDRAYSHGALDSLDRGMLMVDSRARVLFANQAAKRSFNAGLKMVDGVLCGTKPSETAWLHLAIADPFNNGGRNEIAISRDADRAPLSLTVIPLRHHVEWIARHEQAAIVFVSDPEDAACQRHQALQQQFRLTRAEAALVEEMLKGGDMPDVAARLGIAPATARTHLHRIFRKTGTTRQSELVHLALSPGEGVRRNGGA, from the coding sequence ATGAACCAGGACGATTTGCTCGTCATCATCGAAAAGATCTATGAGGCCGCGACCGACACGAGCCGGTGGCCCACCGTCCTTCAGACCATCGCCGACGCATTTGGCGCGCAGGATGCATCGCTGAGCGCGGTCTCGCCGGTGGCTGTGCCCTGGCTGGTCGCGCCGCGCACCGATCCGTCGTTCCTGCAAAGCTACGGGCAGCATTATCACCCGCTAAACCTGTTCTGGGACCGGATGACGCGCGTGCCGGTCGGTACCGCGGTCACCGACCGCATGGTGCTTCGCCAGGAAACCCTCCGCGCCAGTCAATTCTACAACGAGTGGTCGCGGCCGCAGAACTACCTTTCGGTGATGGGGGCGACGCTTCTCGTCGAGGATCAATGGCGCTTCGAGTTCGTCGTTCCCGGCAAGAACGCGTTCGGGCCGGAGCAGATCAAGCTCTACGATGCGCTGGCGCCGCACCTCAAACGCGCGGTGCAGCTCACACACCGCCTGCAATCCGCAGAGCTCGATCGTGCCTATTCGCACGGCGCACTCGACAGCCTCGACCGCGGCATGCTGATGGTCGACTCCAGGGCGCGCGTGTTGTTCGCAAACCAGGCGGCAAAGAGATCGTTCAACGCCGGCCTGAAAATGGTGGATGGCGTGCTGTGCGGGACAAAGCCGTCGGAAACCGCGTGGCTTCATCTGGCAATCGCCGATCCCTTCAACAATGGCGGGCGCAATGAGATCGCGATTTCGCGAGATGCGGATCGCGCGCCGCTGTCGTTAACGGTGATACCGCTGCGGCATCACGTCGAATGGATCGCGCGGCATGAGCAGGCGGCGATCGTCTTCGTCAGTGATCCCGAGGACGCCGCGTGCCAGCGGCATCAAGCCTTGCAGCAGCAGTTTCGCCTGACGCGCGCCGAAGCCGCCCTGGTCGAGGAAATGCTGAAAGGCGGGGACATGCCTGATGTCGCAGCCCGGCTTGGAATCGCGCCGGCGACCGCGCGAACGCACCTGCATCGCATCTTCCGGAAGACGGGCACGACACGCCAGTCCGAGCTGGTGCATCTGGCGTTGTCGCCGGGCGAGGGCGTTCGACGAAACGGCGGCGCGTAG
- a CDS encoding cupin domain-containing protein, giving the protein MSQPQPVKDASQLYEVERRAQHAARPGFRITELQLSATQKVPWHTHTNVSDTFYVLEGQMRLFLQDPKEEVNLKPGEVYVVKPARPHLVTNGGATSLTFLVLQGVGEYDFVPLVSR; this is encoded by the coding sequence ATGAGCCAGCCGCAGCCAGTCAAGGATGCCAGTCAGCTTTACGAAGTCGAGCGCCGCGCCCAGCACGCCGCGCGCCCCGGCTTTCGCATTACGGAGTTGCAGCTCTCCGCAACCCAGAAGGTGCCGTGGCACACCCACACCAATGTGTCCGATACGTTTTACGTTCTGGAAGGCCAGATGCGGCTGTTCCTGCAGGATCCGAAAGAGGAAGTGAATCTGAAGCCCGGCGAAGTCTATGTCGTCAAACCCGCGCGACCGCATCTGGTGACCAACGGCGGCGCGACATCGCTCACCTTCCTGGTTCTGCAAGGGGTCGGCGAATACGATTTTGTTCCGCTGGTGTCGCGTTAG
- a CDS encoding PEPxxWA-CTERM sorting domain-containing protein: MRKFALIVLSGLTVCLAGIAPAGATIVTVTYNGTVASGDDPIGFFHAGDHLDGAAYKAVYVFDTSLGETLNSPGWNYALGGSFFGSPSPALSATFTINNVSLDFVPNKLGFIQGIHDTGSLIQHDIKRLAQLGPTTETVNLIHRLDRLDSLFPSSLDGPFSHTVDSKDGIFAIVDIEYRNFVTGMYSAYVHARLTPTNVTISSGVPEPSTWAMMILGFAGIGYGVYRRRKPAAVAA, encoded by the coding sequence ATGCGAAAATTTGCATTGATCGTCTTGTCCGGCCTGACTGTCTGCCTTGCAGGCATTGCCCCTGCCGGCGCCACGATCGTCACGGTGACCTATAACGGCACCGTTGCAAGCGGAGATGACCCCATCGGGTTCTTCCATGCCGGCGACCATCTTGATGGCGCCGCCTATAAGGCCGTCTACGTTTTCGACACCAGCCTCGGCGAAACTTTGAACTCGCCGGGATGGAACTATGCGCTTGGAGGGAGTTTCTTCGGCTCGCCGTCGCCGGCGCTCAGCGCGACCTTCACGATCAACAATGTGAGTCTCGATTTCGTCCCCAACAAACTCGGGTTCATTCAGGGCATTCACGACACGGGCAGCCTGATCCAGCACGACATCAAGCGCCTCGCCCAGCTTGGACCAACCACGGAGACCGTGAACCTCATTCACCGATTGGATCGGCTTGACTCGCTTTTTCCGTCATCGCTCGACGGTCCCTTCAGCCACACGGTCGACTCCAAGGACGGCATTTTTGCAATCGTCGATATCGAGTATCGCAATTTCGTCACGGGGATGTACAGCGCGTACGTTCATGCGAGACTCACGCCGACGAACGTCACGATCAGCAGCGGCGTTCCCGAACCTTCAACCTGGGCCATGATGATCCTCGGCTTCGCCGGCATCGGCTACGGTGTCTATCGCCGCAGGAAGCCGGCGGCCGTCGCGGCCTGA
- the ftsZ gene encoding cell division protein FtsZ, giving the protein MTDVTDIHELRARIIVFGVGGAGGNAVNNMIEAGLEGVDFIVANTDAQALTSSKAGRVIQMGTQATGGLGAGAQPELGRAAAEEAIDEIRDHLTGAHMVFITAGMGGGTGTGAAPIIARTARELGILTIGVVTKPFQFEGQRRMRYAEAGIAELLKAVDTLLIIPNQNLFRVANEKTTFADAFAMADQVLYSGVACISDLIVKEGLINLDFADVLSVMREKGKAMMGRGEASGPKRVLNAAIAAISNPLIEDPSIKRASGLIVSITGGRDLTLFEVDEAATRIRDEADPDANIIVGATFDASLEGVVRVSVVATGIDNLAAARPAQPADNSLADLAGRLSNDRRRITERIERAVPPPSPPSMLPAARHPEARPARPLAEQARQAAPQRLDPFGRASPARNPAEEKVLDIPAFLGRKAN; this is encoded by the coding sequence ATGACTGACGTCACAGATATTCACGAGCTGAGGGCGCGCATCATCGTGTTCGGGGTCGGCGGCGCCGGCGGCAATGCCGTCAACAACATGATCGAGGCGGGGCTCGAAGGCGTCGACTTCATCGTCGCCAATACTGATGCACAGGCGCTCACCAGTTCGAAGGCCGGGCGTGTCATCCAGATGGGCACGCAGGCGACCGGCGGCCTTGGCGCCGGCGCGCAGCCCGAATTAGGGCGCGCGGCGGCGGAAGAGGCCATCGATGAGATCCGCGATCATTTGACCGGCGCACATATGGTGTTCATCACCGCCGGCATGGGCGGCGGCACCGGCACTGGCGCAGCCCCGATCATTGCCAGGACCGCGCGCGAGCTCGGCATTCTCACCATCGGGGTCGTCACCAAGCCATTCCAGTTCGAGGGCCAGCGCCGCATGCGTTATGCCGAAGCCGGCATCGCGGAACTCCTGAAGGCGGTCGACACCCTCCTGATCATCCCGAACCAGAACCTGTTCCGGGTCGCCAACGAGAAGACCACCTTCGCCGATGCCTTCGCCATGGCCGATCAGGTGCTTTATTCGGGCGTGGCCTGCATCAGCGACCTCATCGTCAAGGAAGGTCTGATCAATCTCGATTTTGCCGACGTTCTCTCGGTCATGCGCGAGAAGGGCAAGGCCATGATGGGCAGGGGCGAGGCCTCCGGGCCGAAGCGGGTGCTCAACGCCGCGATCGCTGCGATTTCCAATCCATTGATCGAGGATCCCTCGATCAAGCGCGCCAGCGGCCTGATCGTCTCCATCACCGGCGGCAGGGACCTGACGCTGTTCGAGGTCGACGAGGCGGCGACCCGCATCCGCGACGAGGCCGATCCGGATGCCAACATCATCGTCGGCGCGACCTTCGATGCAAGCCTCGAAGGCGTCGTCCGCGTCTCGGTCGTGGCGACCGGCATCGATAATCTCGCCGCGGCGCGTCCGGCGCAGCCGGCGGATAACTCCCTCGCAGACCTCGCCGGCCGGCTGAGCAACGACAGGCGCCGCATCACTGAGCGGATCGAGCGCGCTGTACCGCCACCGAGTCCGCCGTCGATGCTCCCGGCGGCCCGCCACCCCGAAGCGCGACCGGCAAGGCCGCTCGCGGAGCAGGCGCGGCAGGCGGCGCCGCAGCGCCTCGATCCGTTCGGCCGCGCCTCACCTGCACGCAATCCGGCCGAGGAAAAGGTTCTCGATATCCCGGCCTTCCTGGGCCGCAAGGCGAACTGA
- a CDS encoding PEPxxWA-CTERM sorting domain-containing protein yields the protein MKLSGTNVFAFALLSGLAVSSIGQAQAVTFFDSLTSGTLNPNLSITTTQGFGAALTSSGIVFNHDSGTNKGRADLQSNFTFSGNFTLSVFDLYPSILALDGEAGLEVHNQANSFSDVFHFASSGDVHVNNFLSINSLTYTPGAGGGTFTISGFTNQQLTLDVFLLEEYGGTSANTITFRDLSLNADSFSPNFVTGAVPEPSTWAMMLLGFAGVGYGAYRRKKMATLAA from the coding sequence ATGAAATTGTCCGGGACTAATGTGTTTGCATTCGCTCTCCTGTCCGGGCTTGCTGTCAGCTCGATAGGTCAAGCGCAGGCGGTGACATTTTTCGACAGCCTCACCAGCGGCACGCTCAATCCAAATCTTTCGATCACCACCACCCAGGGCTTCGGCGCCGCGCTGACCAGTAGTGGAATTGTATTCAACCATGATAGCGGCACCAACAAAGGGCGCGCCGATCTCCAGAGCAACTTTACGTTCTCCGGCAACTTCACGCTTTCGGTCTTCGACCTCTATCCGTCGATACTTGCTCTGGATGGTGAAGCCGGACTGGAAGTCCATAATCAGGCGAACAGTTTTTCCGACGTGTTTCATTTCGCCAGTTCCGGCGACGTTCACGTCAACAATTTCCTGAGCATCAACTCATTGACCTACACGCCCGGGGCAGGCGGCGGTACGTTTACGATTTCGGGCTTCACCAACCAGCAGCTCACGCTCGATGTGTTTCTCCTCGAGGAATATGGCGGCACCAGCGCGAACACGATCACCTTCAGAGACCTGAGCCTGAATGCCGACAGTTTCAGCCCGAATTTTGTGACGGGCGCCGTGCCCGAGCCCTCGACCTGGGCCATGATGCTGCTCGGCTTCGCCGGCGTCGGCTACGGAGCCTATCGTCGCAAGAAGATGGCCACCCTCGCGGCCTGA